The proteins below come from a single Cylindrospermopsis raciborskii Cr2010 genomic window:
- a CDS encoding GNAT family N-acetyltransferase — MVKQVKSNYSVQWSDHISQIPQTAWDALAIPLKTPFLEWCWLHNMESSHSVTANTGWLPNHLTLWRDNVLIGAAPLYIKGHSQGEFVFDHQWADLAYRIGVDYYPKLLGMSPLTPAEGYRFLIAPGEDEEEITAVMVREIDDFCVRHNISGCHFLYVDPQWQLVLEKQGFTPWLHHSYIWQNDGFASFEDYLKIFNANQRRNIKRERKAVETAGLKLQAVTGEEIPQSLFPLMYEFYSDTCDKFGWWGSKYLTKRFFESLYLNYRHRVVFFAAHNQQSTSQPLGMSFCLFKDDRLYGRYWGSFQEIDCLHFDACYYTPIEWAISRKIQIFDPGAGGRHKQRRGFPATPNHSLHRFYHNHLGQLLRRYISQANNHEAQQITAMNADLPFNPNPC; from the coding sequence ATGGTAAAACAAGTGAAATCTAACTATTCTGTACAATGGAGTGATCACATTAGCCAAATTCCTCAAACTGCTTGGGATGCTTTAGCAATACCCCTAAAAACCCCCTTTTTGGAATGGTGCTGGTTACATAATATGGAAAGTTCCCATAGCGTCACTGCTAACACTGGCTGGTTACCAAACCATTTAACGTTATGGCGTGATAATGTATTAATCGGTGCAGCTCCTCTTTATATTAAAGGGCATAGTCAAGGAGAATTTGTTTTTGATCATCAGTGGGCAGATTTAGCTTATCGTATAGGTGTGGACTACTACCCAAAGTTATTGGGAATGTCACCCCTTACTCCTGCTGAAGGTTATCGCTTTCTAATTGCTCCTGGAGAGGATGAGGAAGAAATCACAGCGGTTATGGTTCGCGAAATTGATGATTTTTGTGTTAGGCACAATATTTCTGGCTGTCATTTTTTATATGTTGACCCCCAATGGCAATTAGTGCTAGAAAAACAGGGTTTTACCCCCTGGTTACACCATAGCTATATTTGGCAAAATGACGGTTTTGCCAGTTTTGAGGATTATTTAAAAATCTTTAATGCTAACCAAAGGAGGAATATTAAAAGAGAACGTAAAGCGGTGGAAACAGCGGGGTTAAAACTCCAAGCTGTCACAGGTGAGGAGATTCCTCAGTCTTTATTTCCATTAATGTACGAATTTTACTCTGATACCTGTGATAAGTTCGGTTGGTGGGGTAGTAAGTATCTAACTAAAAGGTTTTTTGAAAGTCTATATCTTAATTATCGCCATCGGGTAGTATTTTTTGCCGCCCATAATCAGCAATCCACAAGCCAACCTTTAGGAATGTCTTTTTGTTTATTTAAAGACGACAGGTTATATGGACGTTACTGGGGAAGTTTTCAAGAAATAGATTGTCTCCACTTTGATGCTTGTTATTATACACCCATCGAGTGGGCTATATCCCGTAAAATCCAAATTTTCGATCCGGGTGCAGGTGGTAGACACAAGCAACGGCGAGGTTTTCCAGCTACTCCCAATCACAGTTTGCACCGCTTTTATCATAACCACTTGGGTCAACTTTTACGCCGTTATATTTCCCAGGCAAATAATCATGAAGCACAACAGATAACAGCTATGAACGCAGATCTACCTTTCAATCCTAATCCCTGTTAA
- a CDS encoding DUF4346 domain-containing protein, which yields MDLIIDDLTAIDDKLSQRHIDLDPHGYFIIYIDANERLIHAKHFTNFIDERGLAVDPETGKVIPARGKVERNHTTVFSGRTAKELCVKIFEQTEPCPVSFLNHAAYLGREFVRAEVALVTGKEYVQD from the coding sequence ATGGATTTAATAATTGACGATTTAACTGCTATTGACGATAAACTTTCCCAACGTCACATTGACCTTGACCCTCATGGTTACTTTATAATATATATAGATGCCAATGAGCGTTTAATTCATGCTAAACACTTTACTAATTTTATTGATGAACGTGGTTTAGCTGTGGACCCAGAAACCGGTAAGGTCATTCCTGCACGAGGTAAGGTGGAAAGAAATCACACAACTGTTTTCAGTGGTCGTACTGCCAAAGAATTGTGTGTGAAAATCTTTGAACAAACCGAACCTTGTCCTGTTAGCTTCCTAAACCATGCAGCCTACTTGGGACGGGAATTTGTCCGAGCTGAGGTGGCTTTAGTTACCGGAAAGGAGTACGTGCAGGATTAA
- the psb32 gene encoding photosystem II repair protein Psb32, producing MKQLLKQLFSTPQYITILILSVLLMIVSVPTTPAGATGVYQIPDLTPNTWIVDEGDVISRFNEGQITSAFQDLSRKTGKEVRIVTIHRFDYGETPQSFAQALFTKWFPTPETQANQSILVVDTLTNGATIVSGEQVKTLLTDEIATSVTEKTLGIELRSGNKYNQGLLNVRDRLVAVLSGEPDPGPPEEKESIQVEGTFATAEQTNKNKSNSTAWVVGLLIAATVIPMATYYIYQINQPSKEG from the coding sequence ATGAAACAGCTACTTAAACAATTATTCAGCACCCCTCAATACATCACTATCTTGATACTATCAGTATTATTGATGATCGTATCTGTCCCCACCACCCCAGCTGGTGCTACGGGGGTGTATCAAATACCTGATCTGACCCCCAATACTTGGATAGTAGACGAGGGAGATGTAATTAGTCGCTTTAACGAGGGGCAAATTACTAGTGCTTTTCAAGACCTGTCTCGAAAAACCGGTAAGGAAGTGCGAATAGTAACTATTCATCGGTTCGACTACGGAGAAACACCACAGAGCTTTGCTCAGGCCTTATTCACCAAATGGTTTCCCACACCTGAAACCCAGGCAAATCAATCCATTCTAGTGGTTGATACCTTAACAAATGGGGCCACCATCGTGAGTGGAGAACAGGTGAAAACTCTCTTGACCGATGAAATAGCTACCAGTGTTACGGAAAAAACCCTGGGAATAGAATTGCGTTCTGGCAATAAATACAACCAAGGATTGCTTAATGTGCGCGATCGCCTGGTAGCAGTGCTTTCTGGTGAACCTGATCCTGGTCCACCGGAGGAGAAAGAAAGCATCCAGGTAGAAGGGACATTTGCCACAGCAGAGCAGACTAATAAGAACAAGAGCAATTCTACTGCGTGGGTAGTAGGACTGTTAATTGCAGCGACGGTTATTCCCATGGCCACCTATTACATATACCAAATCAATCAACCATCCAAGGAAGGTTAA
- the holA gene encoding DNA polymerase III subunit delta: MPIYIYWGEDDFAIEKAVTLLRDRILDPLWTSFNYTTFLPDQGDSVIQALNQVMTPSFGAGGRLVWLINSNLCQNCPENIFSELKRTLPVIPESSFLLVTSPNKPDERLKSTKLLKQFADFREFSLIPPWKTELLVQAVNQAAQDIGIKLTPQVAETLAESIGNDSRLLYTEIEKLRLYLASSNIPLTSTIVTQLVRNTTHNTLQLAAAIKAGDSAKALGILADLIGAAEPGLRIVATLTGQFRTWLWVKMMMESGERNPQAIAQGAEVSNPKRIYFLQQEVKSLSVEQLVFSLPLLLELEVSLKQGASEILTLQTKVIELCQLYQKSGTFQPENKSNLLT, translated from the coding sequence ATGCCAATCTATATTTATTGGGGTGAAGATGATTTTGCTATAGAAAAAGCAGTTACCTTACTGCGCGATCGCATTCTTGACCCTTTATGGACTAGTTTCAATTATACTACTTTTCTCCCTGACCAGGGTGATTCTGTAATTCAGGCCCTGAATCAAGTTATGACACCCAGTTTTGGAGCTGGTGGGAGGTTAGTTTGGTTAATCAACTCCAACTTGTGTCAAAATTGTCCGGAGAATATATTCTCGGAACTAAAACGCACCTTACCCGTCATACCAGAAAGTTCCTTTTTGTTGGTGACTAGTCCCAACAAACCCGATGAACGTCTCAAGTCCACAAAACTACTCAAACAATTTGCTGATTTCCGCGAGTTTTCCCTCATCCCACCCTGGAAAACTGAATTACTAGTCCAAGCTGTGAATCAAGCTGCTCAGGATATTGGCATCAAACTAACACCACAAGTTGCTGAAACTTTGGCGGAATCTATTGGTAATGATAGCCGACTTCTCTACACAGAAATAGAAAAATTGCGTCTTTATTTAGCCAGTAGTAATATTCCACTCACTAGTACAATTGTAACCCAACTAGTCAGAAATACCACTCACAACACCCTCCAATTAGCTGCGGCCATTAAAGCAGGTGATTCAGCCAAAGCATTAGGCATTTTAGCAGATTTAATTGGCGCTGCTGAACCAGGACTAAGAATAGTTGCTACCCTCACGGGTCAATTCCGTACTTGGCTATGGGTAAAAATGATGATGGAATCGGGAGAGCGCAATCCCCAGGCGATCGCCCAGGGTGCGGAGGTAAGCAATCCTAAACGGATTTACTTCTTACAGCAAGAAGTCAAGTCTCTATCTGTAGAACAGCTAGTTTTTTCCTTACCTCTACTGTTGGAATTAGAAGTTAGTCTCAAGCAAGGAGCTTCTGAAATCCTTACCCTTCAAACTAAAGTAATTGAACTTTGTCAACTATATCAGAAATCCGGAACTTTTCAACCTGAGAATAAATCAAATCTACTAACATAA
- a CDS encoding DUF4168 domain-containing protein, translating into MLSKLSKFPLLSIFTAASLIFTFPLNANGQNPAITSSEITNYAQTVMIMEPKRQQAFKEIKTLINTRAIPTIICNDANSIKFLPISAQKIAINYCNEYEETVSQHSLTVDRFNQITAEINNNSVLKERVQKLIMEKMGL; encoded by the coding sequence ATGCTATCTAAGCTGTCAAAATTTCCCCTATTGTCAATTTTCACTGCTGCTAGTCTAATCTTTACTTTTCCACTAAATGCCAACGGTCAAAACCCGGCTATCACCAGTAGCGAAATCACTAACTATGCCCAAACAGTAATGATTATGGAACCTAAACGTCAGCAAGCCTTTAAAGAGATTAAAACTCTAATTAATACCAGAGCCATCCCCACAATTATTTGTAACGATGCAAACAGTATCAAGTTCCTACCCATAAGTGCCCAGAAAATAGCTATCAACTATTGTAATGAATATGAAGAAACAGTATCCCAACATAGTCTCACCGTTGACAGATTTAATCAAATCACAGCAGAAATTAATAATAATAGTGTTTTAAAAGAAAGAGTACAAAAATTAATTATGGAGAAAATGGGACTATAG
- a CDS encoding glycoside hydrolase 100 family protein produces the protein MQVNESRTNANVKANIEAEAWHSLEQSILYYQKQPVGTLAAVDQSVEALNYDQCFVRDFVSSALVFLIKGRTDIVKNFLEATLKLQPKQKDLNPYKPGRGLIPASFKVVTNHGEEHLEADFGEHAIARVTPVDSCFWWLILLRAYVVSTNDYDLAYRPDFQTGIRLIMDICLANRFDMYPTILVPDGACMIDRRMGIYGHPLEIQVLFFAALRAARELLVCEGNEDIVEAIDHRLPLLGGHIREHYWIDINRLSDIYRFKSEEYGKTAVNLFNIYADSLPYYNLDKWLPRKGGYFAGNVGPSQLDTRFFTLGNLMAVICDLATKTQAQAVMNLIEKRWEDLVGDMPIKICFPALENEEYRVVTGCDPKNIPWSYHNAGNWPVLMWMLAAAAVKTGRVSMAQEAIEIAQSRLSEDQWPEYYDGKKGRLIGKQARKYQTWTIAGYLLSQEMIENPDCLSLVSFEKLPPQGAFKACKLEFST, from the coding sequence ATGCAAGTGAATGAGTCACGCACAAATGCTAATGTGAAGGCAAATATAGAAGCAGAAGCATGGCATTCCTTAGAACAGTCAATTCTTTACTATCAGAAACAACCAGTAGGCACATTAGCAGCTGTTGACCAGTCTGTAGAAGCTTTAAACTATGATCAGTGTTTCGTCAGAGATTTTGTTTCTTCAGCATTGGTATTTTTGATTAAGGGAAGAACGGACATTGTTAAAAATTTTCTAGAGGCCACATTAAAGTTACAGCCTAAACAAAAGGACTTGAATCCCTACAAACCAGGTAGAGGATTAATTCCAGCCAGCTTTAAAGTTGTCACTAACCATGGTGAAGAGCATTTAGAGGCTGATTTTGGAGAACACGCCATAGCTAGGGTGACCCCAGTAGACTCTTGTTTTTGGTGGTTAATCTTATTACGGGCTTATGTGGTAAGTACGAATGATTATGATTTAGCCTACCGACCCGATTTCCAAACAGGTATTCGATTAATTATGGATATTTGTTTAGCAAATCGCTTTGATATGTACCCTACTATATTAGTACCAGATGGTGCTTGTATGATAGATAGGCGCATGGGTATTTACGGACATCCACTGGAAATACAAGTGTTGTTTTTTGCTGCATTACGTGCAGCAAGGGAGTTGTTGGTTTGTGAAGGTAACGAGGATATAGTAGAAGCAATAGACCACAGATTACCATTGTTGGGTGGACATATTCGGGAACACTATTGGATAGATATTAATCGCCTCAGTGACATTTATCGCTTCAAGAGTGAAGAGTACGGAAAAACTGCGGTAAACCTTTTCAATATATATGCTGATTCCCTACCCTATTATAATTTAGATAAATGGTTACCAAGAAAGGGGGGTTACTTTGCGGGTAATGTGGGACCTTCTCAATTGGATACCCGGTTTTTTACCCTGGGTAATTTAATGGCAGTGATTTGTGACTTAGCCACAAAAACACAAGCACAAGCGGTTATGAATTTAATTGAAAAAAGATGGGAAGATTTGGTAGGGGATATGCCAATTAAGATTTGCTTCCCTGCTTTGGAAAATGAAGAGTACAGAGTGGTAACAGGATGTGACCCTAAAAATATACCTTGGTCTTATCACAATGCTGGAAATTGGCCGGTTTTAATGTGGATGTTAGCTGCAGCAGCGGTGAAAACAGGAAGAGTGAGTATGGCCCAAGAGGCGATAGAAATTGCCCAATCCAGACTAAGTGAGGATCAGTGGCCAGAGTATTATGATGGTAAAAAGGGTAGATTAATTGGCAAACAAGCGCGAAAGTACCAAACTTGGACTATTGCGGGATATTTATTGTCTCAGGAAATGATAGAAAATCCTGATTGTTTGTCCTTGGTTAGTTTTGAGAAATTGCCTCCCCAAGGAGCTTTTAAGGCTTGTAAGTTGGAATTTTCCACATAG
- the trpS gene encoding tryptophan--tRNA ligase has product MGKQRVLSGVQPTGNLHLGNYLGAIRNWVEMQDQYDNFFCVVDLHAITVPHNPATLAADTYTIAALYLACGIDLQHSHIFVQSHVPAHSELCWLLNCITPLNWLQDMIQFKEKAVKQGENVGTGLLIYPVLMAADILLYQADKVPVGEDQKQHLELARDIVNRFNYLFAQENPVLKLPAPLIRKEGARVMSLADGTKKMSKSDPSELSRINVLDPPDQIANKIKRCKTDPVRGLSFDDPARPECNNLLTLYMLLSGKTKEAVAGECADMGWGKFKPLLTETTINALEPIQNKYKEIRTEKGYLESVLKAGREKAQAIASQTLADVKRALGYTAPL; this is encoded by the coding sequence ATGGGTAAGCAACGCGTTTTGTCTGGAGTTCAACCAACTGGTAACTTACACTTAGGGAACTATTTAGGTGCTATTCGCAACTGGGTAGAGATGCAAGACCAGTATGATAATTTCTTTTGCGTGGTAGATTTACATGCTATCACTGTACCACATAACCCTGCCACTTTAGCAGCTGATACCTACACTATTGCAGCTTTATACTTAGCTTGTGGTATTGATTTACAGCACTCACATATTTTTGTACAGTCCCATGTACCTGCCCATAGTGAACTTTGTTGGTTACTAAACTGTATTACTCCTTTGAACTGGCTACAGGATATGATCCAGTTTAAGGAGAAGGCGGTTAAACAGGGAGAAAATGTTGGCACAGGTTTATTGATTTATCCGGTTTTAATGGCTGCTGATATTTTGCTGTATCAAGCAGATAAGGTACCAGTAGGTGAAGATCAAAAGCAACATTTAGAACTAGCCAGAGATATTGTTAATAGGTTTAATTACTTGTTTGCCCAAGAGAATCCCGTATTGAAGTTGCCTGCTCCTTTAATTAGGAAAGAGGGCGCCAGGGTAATGAGTTTAGCTGATGGTACTAAGAAAATGTCTAAGTCTGACCCTTCTGAATTGAGCAGAATTAATGTTTTGGATCCACCAGATCAAATTGCCAATAAAATTAAACGGTGTAAAACCGATCCAGTTCGGGGTTTGAGTTTTGATGACCCAGCACGTCCTGAATGTAATAATTTATTGACCTTGTATATGCTATTATCTGGCAAAACTAAGGAAGCAGTAGCTGGGGAGTGTGCTGATATGGGATGGGGTAAGTTTAAACCTTTACTTACAGAAACAACTATTAACGCTCTAGAACCAATTCAAAACAAGTACAAAGAGATAAGAACAGAAAAGGGTTACTTAGAGTCTGTACTTAAAGCAGGTAGGGAAAAAGCTCAAGCTATAGCCAGTCAAACTTTAGCGGATGTTAAGAGGGCTTTGGGCTATACAGCACCATTATAA
- a CDS encoding methylenetetrahydrofolate reductase — MQENHTTIHTSNSLTSFREAVQAGEFLITAEVAPPKGGDISHTIAMSATLKGRVHAVNITDGSRAVLGMSPLAVCAILCQHGIEPICQLACRDRNRIGLQADLMGAHALGIRNILALTGDPVKAGDHPDARAVFDLESVRLLQLITNMNQGLDFNHRTLVDGGLDLFAGAAVDPQSKSWSGLQSRFERKVQAGAQFFQSQLITDFEKLEKFMDKIASSYNKPVLAGIFLLKSAKNAQFINKMVPGVNIPDHIIQRLAKAKYPLEEGMKIASEQVRMAKDLCQGVHIMAVKKEEAIAPILDLAGVSR; from the coding sequence ATGCAGGAAAATCACACCACTATCCATACTAGCAATTCTCTCACTAGCTTCCGTGAAGCGGTACAAGCAGGAGAATTTTTAATCACTGCAGAAGTTGCACCCCCAAAGGGAGGGGACATCAGCCATACTATTGCCATGTCAGCGACTCTTAAGGGGAGAGTTCATGCTGTTAATATTACTGATGGTAGTCGTGCTGTTTTGGGTATGTCACCTTTGGCAGTATGCGCCATTTTATGCCAACATGGAATTGAACCAATCTGTCAGTTAGCTTGTCGCGATCGCAATAGAATTGGACTGCAAGCTGACTTGATGGGGGCCCATGCTCTGGGTATTAGGAATATTTTAGCTTTGACGGGTGATCCAGTCAAAGCTGGTGATCATCCGGATGCTAGAGCTGTTTTTGACCTGGAATCTGTCCGGTTATTACAATTAATTACTAATATGAACCAAGGACTAGATTTTAATCATAGGACCTTAGTTGATGGAGGTTTGGATTTGTTTGCTGGAGCAGCAGTGGATCCTCAATCTAAAAGTTGGTCTGGGTTACAGAGTAGATTTGAAAGGAAAGTGCAAGCAGGGGCACAATTTTTTCAAAGTCAGCTAATTACTGATTTTGAAAAATTAGAGAAGTTTATGGATAAAATTGCTTCTAGTTATAATAAACCCGTGTTAGCAGGTATTTTTCTGTTAAAATCAGCGAAAAATGCTCAGTTTATTAATAAGATGGTTCCTGGCGTTAATATACCCGACCATATTATCCAGCGCCTAGCCAAAGCCAAATATCCTTTGGAAGAAGGTATGAAAATTGCCTCAGAACAGGTAAGAATGGCAAAAGATTTGTGTCAGGGTGTACATATTATGGCAGTTAAAAAAGAAGAAGCGATCGCACCGATTTTAGACCTAGCTGGTGTTAGCAGGTAG
- the coaD gene encoding pantetheine-phosphate adenylyltransferase, whose protein sequence is MIAIYPGSFDPITLGHLDLIERATRLFSRVIVAVLRNPNKTPLFTVEQRLKQISSATSHLPSVEVDSFDGLTVNYAQMRQAGVLLRGLRAVSDFEIELQMAHTNKTLSTQVETVFLATSNEHSFLSSSVVKEIARFGGSVDHLVPPHIAMDIYQCYSQIPLSENPMTRISQFPNIPTPRE, encoded by the coding sequence ATGATTGCTATTTATCCTGGCAGCTTTGACCCTATTACCTTGGGACACCTTGATCTTATTGAACGAGCTACTCGGCTATTTAGTCGGGTCATTGTTGCTGTTCTGCGCAATCCTAACAAAACTCCATTGTTTACTGTGGAGCAGCGTCTGAAGCAGATTAGTTCAGCTACTAGCCATTTACCCAGCGTAGAGGTGGATAGTTTTGATGGATTAACGGTTAACTATGCCCAAATGCGACAAGCGGGGGTTTTATTACGTGGTTTGCGAGCTGTTTCTGATTTTGAGATAGAGTTACAAATGGCCCATACTAATAAAACCCTTTCAACTCAGGTCGAAACTGTTTTTCTCGCCACCTCTAATGAGCATAGCTTTTTAAGTAGTAGTGTGGTGAAAGAAATTGCCAGGTTCGGTGGATCTGTCGACCATCTTGTTCCCCCGCACATTGCTATGGATATATACCAATGCTACAGCCAAATCCCTCTATCCGAAAACCCAATGACCAGGATCTCCCAGTTCCCGAATATTCCCACCCCCAGAGAGTAG
- the lgt gene encoding prolipoprotein diacylglyceryl transferase — protein MVVDFSALLLGFEFTSPGPVVPGLEFGPFVIRWYGLLIASAVLIGVSLAQHLAKRRHLHPDIISDLSVWLVVGAIPAARLYYVLFQWSEYSRSPGRILAIWQGGIAIHGAILGGIIAALIFARLKRISFWQLADLVAPSLILGQAIGRWGNFFNSEAFGDPTDLPWKLYIPPEHRPPALVNFEYFHPTFLYESLWNLMVFALLLTLFFRSLSGKPELKTGTLFLVYWVAYSIGRFAIEGLRTDSLMLGSLRIAQLVSLTGIVVGLAGLVWLYVYKRSLPDVVSPSYNHQ, from the coding sequence ATGGTAGTAGATTTCTCCGCCTTACTGTTAGGGTTCGAGTTCACCTCCCCAGGTCCCGTAGTACCTGGATTAGAATTTGGACCATTTGTTATTCGTTGGTATGGATTGCTAATTGCATCAGCCGTATTAATTGGCGTTAGTCTTGCCCAGCATCTGGCCAAACGTCGTCATTTACATCCCGATATCATCAGTGATTTATCCGTTTGGCTGGTAGTGGGAGCTATTCCAGCTGCGAGATTATATTATGTCCTATTTCAATGGTCAGAATATTCCCGTTCTCCCGGGAGAATCCTAGCCATTTGGCAAGGTGGTATAGCCATTCATGGAGCCATTCTTGGCGGTATTATAGCCGCTTTAATCTTTGCCAGACTTAAAAGAATATCTTTTTGGCAATTGGCAGATTTAGTCGCGCCTTCTCTGATTTTAGGTCAAGCTATTGGACGTTGGGGGAATTTCTTTAATTCTGAAGCTTTTGGTGATCCTACAGATTTGCCTTGGAAACTATATATTCCACCAGAACATCGTCCTCCTGCTTTGGTAAATTTTGAGTATTTCCACCCCACCTTTTTATATGAATCCCTGTGGAATTTGATGGTATTTGCTCTATTACTAACTTTATTTTTTCGGAGTTTATCTGGCAAACCAGAATTAAAAACCGGAACCTTATTTTTGGTTTACTGGGTAGCCTATAGTATAGGAAGATTTGCTATTGAAGGTTTACGTACGGATAGTCTCATGTTAGGTTCTCTAAGAATTGCCCAATTGGTTAGCTTAACGGGAATAGTAGTGGGTTTAGCCGGTTTAGTCTGGCTTTATGTATACAAACGCTCCCTACCTGATGTAGTATCTCCTAGTTATAACCACCAATAA
- the cobM gene encoding precorrin-4 C(11)-methyltransferase translates to MGKLAEVSYFGCNMINSLKPAVYIVGAGPGDPDLLTVKAQRLLAAADLVLFADSLVPQQILDICRPDAQVIGTATKTLEEIVGTIIAAVQSNKFVVRLHSGDVSLYSAIHEQIELLNASNIPFEIVPGVSAFQAAAAKLKVELTVPDLVQSIILTRVSGRTKVPDQEQLASLAAHQASLCLYLSARHVASAQNQLLQHYPPQTPVAICFRVGWPDEKIFIVPLEKMAESTDEQKLLRTTLYIISPALSTVSGRSHLYDAKYNHLFRVSTQ, encoded by the coding sequence ATGGGAAAATTGGCAGAAGTTTCCTATTTTGGATGCAACATGATTAACTCCTTAAAACCAGCAGTGTATATTGTGGGTGCAGGACCTGGAGACCCAGATTTATTGACAGTGAAAGCACAAAGGCTATTAGCTGCTGCTGATTTGGTACTTTTCGCTGACTCTTTGGTTCCCCAACAGATCCTGGATATTTGTCGTCCAGATGCACAAGTTATCGGTACCGCCACCAAAACTTTAGAGGAGATTGTAGGCACAATTATAGCAGCAGTTCAATCTAATAAGTTTGTTGTACGTCTTCACTCAGGAGATGTTAGTTTATATAGTGCTATTCACGAACAAATTGAATTACTTAACGCTTCGAATATACCTTTTGAAATAGTACCTGGAGTTAGTGCCTTTCAAGCTGCTGCGGCAAAATTAAAAGTAGAGTTGACAGTTCCTGATTTGGTGCAAAGTATTATTCTCACTCGGGTGAGTGGAAGAACAAAAGTACCAGATCAGGAACAATTGGCCAGTTTAGCAGCACATCAAGCTAGTCTGTGTTTATATTTGAGTGCACGTCATGTAGCTAGTGCCCAAAACCAACTTTTACAACATTATCCTCCACAAACTCCCGTAGCTATTTGTTTTCGCGTAGGATGGCCCGACGAAAAGATCTTTATTGTCCCCCTAGAGAAAATGGCAGAGTCCACCGATGAACAAAAACTGCTGCGCACCACTTTGTATATAATCAGCCCCGCACTGTCTACCGTAAGTGGGCGATCGCATCTATATGATGCCAAATATAATCATTTATTTCGTGTTTCTACACAATAG
- a CDS encoding protein kinase domain-containing protein, whose product MEKSHIQLPGYKILEVIHVSSRTSVYRGEQETTKRSVIIKTANAQYPPLNELIALKNQFAITQKIDHPHIIKSYTLEPYGNSYALIGEDIGGISVYNYAQSQPLALNMFLKIAIAVVKALEYLYNYKIIHKDIKPKNGVA is encoded by the coding sequence ATGGAAAAGAGTCATATCCAACTTCCAGGCTATAAAATACTTGAGGTAATTCACGTTAGCAGCAGAACCAGTGTATATCGAGGTGAACAAGAAACAACTAAAAGATCGGTAATTATAAAAACTGCTAACGCCCAATATCCCCCATTAAATGAATTGATAGCCTTAAAAAATCAATTTGCCATTACTCAAAAAATTGACCATCCCCATATTATTAAATCCTATACTTTAGAACCTTATGGTAATAGTTACGCCCTAATTGGTGAGGATATAGGTGGTATATCAGTTTACAACTATGCCCAATCTCAACCACTGGCACTAAATATGTTTTTAAAAATTGCCATTGCAGTGGTGAAAGCACTGGAGTATTTGTATAATTACAAAATTATCCATAAAGATATTAAACCAAAAAACGGCGTTGCATAA
- a CDS encoding IS1 family transposase — protein sequence MHCPNCGSSKIRKNGKRRGKQNHICVDCGRQFIDVYSPPKGYSEEVKQSCLRSYVNGMGFRAIERDKGVHHTTIIYWLKQIGSILPDAPPVEETPLVGELDELETFVGSKKNKIWLWTAVNHFRKNILAWVVGDHSSQAFQPLWDIVKLWQCFFYVTDGWRVYPSFIQPEDHIVSKTYMTRVEGENTRLRHYLARLHRKTLCYSKSVDMLRYSIKLLLHYLKYEVIPAFS from the coding sequence GTGCATTGTCCAAACTGCGGGTCTTCCAAAATCAGAAAGAATGGCAAACGTCGAGGTAAACAAAATCACATTTGTGTTGATTGTGGTCGTCAATTTATCGATGTCTATAGTCCACCTAAAGGCTATTCAGAAGAAGTTAAACAAAGTTGCCTGCGCTCTTATGTTAACGGTATGGGATTTAGAGCAATTGAACGCGATAAAGGCGTTCATCATACAACTATTATTTACTGGCTAAAACAAATTGGTTCCATACTTCCAGATGCTCCACCAGTTGAGGAAACACCCTTGGTAGGTGAGCTTGATGAGTTGGAGACCTTTGTGGGATCAAAAAAAAACAAAATATGGTTGTGGACAGCAGTAAATCACTTCCGTAAAAATATCCTGGCTTGGGTTGTGGGAGACCACAGCTCACAAGCATTTCAACCTTTGTGGGACATCGTTAAACTCTGGCAATGCTTTTTTTATGTTACTGATGGGTGGAGGGTTTATCCGAGTTTTATTCAGCCAGAGGATCATATTGTGAGCAAAACATATATGACTAGGGTAGAGGGTGAAAATACACGTTTACGTCACTACTTAGCGCGACTACATAGAAAAACGCTATGCTATTCAAAATCTGTAGATATGCTTAGGTATTCAATTAAATTATTACTTCACTATTTAAAGTATGAAGTAATACCCGCGTTTAGTTGA